From the Daphnia magna isolate NIES linkage group LG3, ASM2063170v1.1, whole genome shotgun sequence genome, one window contains:
- the LOC116919214 gene encoding uncharacterized protein LOC116919214 has product MATIKSWVENIKQVNFGPCIMYVMYVMWMIAFLASVSSKPTGTGTDVVTEILSAISGREELRRVADYLNLSRDQLVKEMPLFSPDGTKLSYTFFAPTSFAFMLQTPQDTVDPFLVDANLRLRVLIRHFARQGVSSNDLARLDTLVMADSSVAAITRTADTKTLINGAEIQAGSLSSSFVAVYIVDRVFTVGNEVNDAISAHFQNNPATIIGFPFPLPEMLPPSVVPDTIAIAEPSVSALPLTVGGFSSVSPDDIDVQDVARFVTTSLSASPALVLVSVDKAEKQIAAGVNYRLQLKFNSQLESEESTLIVCQVAVFDQPWTSTRQISSSKCNPSLSTTSMEIKRSHYKMKLYSAVIHFILMATILVVVSSKPATKIEKDITKNSTNEKHETRIYHPSELETREIDSCMEQCQRDWKFGNGWEKWVDHCLLHECGVEPDPDAHFYVTF; this is encoded by the exons ATGGCTACAATTAAAAGTTGGGTTGAAAATATTAAACAAGTCAACTTTGGTCCTTGCATTATGTACGTCATGTATGTCATGTGGATGATCGCCTTTTTGGCTTCGGTGTCGTCGAAACCGACCGGAACTGGGACGGACGTTGTCACCGAAATTCTGAGTGCCATCAGCGGACGTGAAGAATTGCGGAGAGTTGCAGATTATCTCAATTTATCACGTGATCAACTGGTCAAAGAAATGCCTCTCTTTAGCCCTG ATGGGACGAAACTGAGTTACACATTTTTCGCCCCGACGTCGTTTGCTTTTATGCTGCAAACTCCACAAGACACTGTCGATCCGTTCCTTGTCGACGCCAATCTCCGTCTCAGAGTGTTGATCCGCCATTTTGCCAGACAAGGTGTCTCGTCTAACGATCTGGCAAGATTGGACACACTTGTCATGGCTGACTCGAGCGTGGCAGCTATTACGCGTACAGCTG ACACCAAGACGCTCATCAATGGAGCAGAAATTCAGGCTGGTTCTTTGTCATCATCTTTTGTCGCTGTTTATATTGTCGATCGAGTGTTTACAGTCGGCAATGAAGTAAATGACGCCATCAGCGCCCATTTCCAGAACAATCCGGCAACAATCATCGGCTTCCCTTTCCCGCTTCCCGAAATGCTGCCGCCGTCAGTGGTTCCAGATACGATCGCCATTGCGGAGCCATCTGTTTCGGCACTTCCTTTAACTGTGGGCGGCTTCAGTAGTGTCTCTCCCGACGATATAGACGTCCAAGACGTGGCAAGGTTCGTTACGACGTCGTTGAGTGCGTCTCCAGCACTCGTTTTGGTGAGTGTCGACAAAGCTGAAAAGCAAATCGCAGCCGGTGTCAACTATCGACTTCAGTTAAAGTTTAACAGTCAATTGGAAAGCGAAGAAAGTACTTTAATCGTTTGCCAAGTGGCTGTCTTTGATCAACCGTGGACGTCCACTCGCCAAATCAGCTCATCCAAATGCAATCCATCGCTGTCCACGACTTCTATGGAAATT AAAAGAAGCCATTACAAGATGAAACTATACTCTGCTGTCAtccatttcattttgatgGCGACCATTTTGGTTGTCGTCTCGTCGAAACCAGCCactaaaattgaaaaggacattaccaaaaATTCGACCAACGAGAAACACGAGACTCGAATTTACCACCCTAGTG AATTGGAAACGAGAGAGATAGATAGTTGCATGGAACAGTGTCAAAGAGACTGGAAATTCGGAAATGGTTGGGAGAAATGGGTCGATCATTGTTTGCTTCATGAATGTGGCGTTGAACCCGATCCCGACGCTCATTTTTACGTGACTTTCTGA
- the LOC116919215 gene encoding uncharacterized protein LOC116919215 codes for MSPLFVLVAVLLTVASSQATTETGSDIVTEILKALKGHDELWRVADYLNSSRTALVNELPLESSGRKLSYTFFAPTSTAFFRQMPQDTVDPLNVDDNLRTKVLIRHFARQRVSASDLDKLEKLVMADLNEAILTRTPGTQFNVINKAEIQPGAIQLPNNIGTIYTVDRVFMTGEEVSQAISAHFERNPNTGFPFFG; via the exons atGTCTCCCCTCTTTGTATTGGTGGCTGTCCTTTTGACCGTTGCATCATCACAAGCGACAACCGAAACTGGATCTGACATTGTTACCGAAATTCTAAAGGCTCTCAAAGGACACGACGAATTATGGAGAGTCGCCGACTACCTGAATTCTTCTCGTACCGCTCTCGTCAACGAATTGCCTCTTGAAAGTTCTG GGCGAAAGTTGAGTTACACGTTCTTTGCACCGACGTCAACGGCCTTTTTTAGGCAGATGCCTCAAGACACGGTCGATCCGCTCAACGTTGACGACAATCTACGTACTAAGGTCTTGATCCGCCATTTTGCCCGTCAACGCGTCTCGGCCAGCGATTTGGATAAATTGGAAAAACTCGTGATGGCCGATTTGAACGAGGCCATTCTCACGCGCACTCCCG GCACGCAATTCAACGTGATTAACAAGGCGGAAATCCAGCCGGGAGCTATTCAATTGCCCAATAACATCGGCACCATCTACACTGTCGATCGAGTCTTTATGACCGGTGAAGAGGTCAGCCAAGCCATTTCGGCCCATTTTGAACGCAATCCCAACACTGGTTTCCCCTTCTTCGGTTAA
- the LOC116934398 gene encoding uncharacterized protein LOC116934398 encodes MKANSMTFLLVLMAAVLLASSKPTNIGETDIVTEIVRAMEAREEMWRVVSYLKASRDGLLKEFPLFTADGTQQSYTFFAPTSFAFTLQTPQDTVDPLFVDDDLRLRVLIRHFVRSPVSSNDLAKLDKLVMADSNEVVLTYQNSNEVCSLPPVDRTDVACEAYMPMWTFTSVTGKCESYVYGGCFGTANLFRTEEDCLSACGPTANTRTRLIKDAEIQPEAIHLPQDIGVVYIVGRVFMDGDEVSEAISSHFKRNPNSVLCLGLPCSPGESPTPVDDEVALDIRNTPLAPPPDTPTPVGGFTTVSTNEPDVQEIAEFATKAMSQGANREYPITLVKIVKAEKQVVAGYNYLLVLELKENPVNDAVVVCDVTVFDQSWTSTRQITSFQCDPSLSIAPEIQFELAPLS; translated from the exons ATGAAGGCCAACAGCATGACGTTCCTCCTAGTCTTGATGGCTGCTGTCCTTTTGGCGTCTTCGAAACCGACGAATATCGGAGAGACGGACATTGTCACCGAAATTGTACGAGCCATGGAGGCACGTGAGGAAATGTGGAGAGTCGTCAGCTACTTGAAAGCCTCTCGTGACGGCCTGCTGAAAGAATTTCCGCTCTTCACCGCTG ATGGAACACAACAAAGTTACACTTTCTTTGCTCCGACGTCGTTTGCTTTCACGTTGCAAACTCCGCAAGATACGGTCGATCCGCTCTTTGTCGATGACGACCTCCGTCTCAGAGTTCTGATTCGTCATTTCGTACGCTCACCTGTCTCTTCTAATGATTTGGCCAAATTGGACAAACTCGTCATGGCCGATTCCAACGAGGTAGTTCTCACGTATCAAAATAGTAATGAAGTGTGCAGCCTGCCACCTGTCGATCGCACAGATGTCGCGTGTGAGGCTTACATGCCGATGTGGACGTTCACGTCAGTGACGGGCAAATGCGAGAGCTACGTCTATGGCGGTTGTTTCGGAACAGCCAATCTTTTCAGAACGGAAGAGGATTGTTTGTCAGCATGTGGCCCAACTGCCa aTACGAGGACACGGTTGATTAAGGATGCGGAAATCCAGCCGGAAGCCATCCATTTACCGCAAGACATTGGTGTTGTCTACATCGTTGGACGTGTCTTTATGGATGGCGACGAGGTCAGCGAGGCGATTTCTTCTCATTTTAAGCGCAATCCCAATTCGGTGCTTTGTCTTGGCCTTCCTTGCTCACCTGGCGAATCACCAACGCCAGTTGACGATGAAGTGGCGCTCGATATCCGCAATACTCCGCTGGCTCCCCCACCAGACACTCCCACGCCGGTCGGTGGCTTCACTACCGTATCGACCAACGAACCTGACGTCCAAGAGATTGCCGAATTTGCCACCAAGGCCATGAGTCAGGGTGCCAATCGGGAATACCCAATCACGTTGGTTAAGATAGTCAAGGCCGAGAAACAAGTTGTGGCCGGATATAATTATCTCCTTGTGTTAGAATTGAAGGAAAACCCCGTGAATGATGCTGTCGTCGTGTGTGACGTGACCGTCTTTGATCAATCATGGACGTCCACTCGTCAAATCACTTCGTTTCAATGCGATCCTAGCTTGTCTATTGCTCCCgaaattcaatttgaattggCGCCCTTATCTTAA
- the LOC116919213 gene encoding uncharacterized protein LOC116919213, which yields MQPTTIFGLLAFLASFCVFATSKPTSTGHYHHGTDIVTEILQAIDRREEMWRIATYLNASRDDLLNELPYLNADGTKINYTFFAPTSTAFLTQTPQDASDPMHVDAHFRRKVLLRHFVRHHVDDLTKVDTLLMADSTKAVVTRKSSIEICNLPPIQNTSTATCMAFFPSWTFNSKSGKCESYVYGGCHRTENLFDTEQDCLAKCGPAVNTIRSFLNETEVQTDACVCSELAHDFCTMFVVDRVFMDSTEVIDVLSKQPSTGQIGPFSLTATLAAPSNRTTSHGPSSVHPLRTTPLEPIGPILVGYSSVSPSDPDVQEMAQFAVDELSRGAHSLASPLVLVNVISAEKQTVAGVNYKLKLSLRNAELGTLACDVVVFDQSCSSTCRVSSFKCDPSFASSIAPGNE from the exons ATGCAGCCAACGACAATCTTCGGCCTCTTGGCTTTTTTGGCTTCCTTTTGCGTGTTTGCCACGTCGAAGCCAACGAGCACAGGCCATTATCATCACGGCACCGACATTGTTACCGAAATTCTGCAAGCCATCGACAGGCGAGAAGAAATGTGGAGGATCGCCACCTACCTGAATGCCTCCCGTGACGACCTATTGAATGAATTGCCTTACCTTAATGCTG ATGGGACGAAAATCAATTACACATTTTTTGCCCCGACATCGACGGCCTTTTTGACGCAAACCCCGCAAGATGCGTCCGATCCGATGCACGTTGACGCCCATTTCCGTCGTAAAGTCCTTCTTCGCCATTTCGTTCGTCACCACGTCGATGATCTGACCAAAGTGGACACACTCCTCATGGCCGACTCTACAAAGGCTGTTGTGACTAGGAAGAGTTCGATTGAAATTTGCAACCTGCCGCCGATCCAGAACACGAGCACGGCTACGTGCATGGCTTTTTTCCCGTCTTGGACGTTCAACTCAAAGTCAGGCAAATGCGAGAGCTACGTCTACGGCGGATGCCACAGAACTGAGAACCTATTCGATACCGAGCAGGACTGTCTAGCCAAATGCGGGCCGGCCGTCA ATACGATCAGGTCATTTCTGAACGAGACGGAAGTCCAAACAGATGCCTGCGTGTGCAGTGAACTCGCTCACGATTTTTGCACCATGTTCGTCGTCGATCGCGTCTTCATGGACAGCACAGAGGTGATCGATGTCCTCAGCAAACAGCCCAGCACAGGTCAAATAGGTCCGTTCAGTTTGACAGCAACTCTGGCAGCGCCGTCCAATCGAACCACTAGCCACGGACCAAGTTCCGTTCATCCGCTTCGTACTACTCCGCTGGAACCAATCGGTCCCATACTAGTCGGTTACAGTAGCGTATCGCCCAGCGACCCAGACGTCCAGGAGATGGCCCAATTTGCTGTCGATGAACTGAGCCGGGGTGCCCACTCTTTGGCCTCTCCACTCGTCTTGGTCAACGTCATCTCAGCTGAAAAGCAGACCGTGGCCGGAGTCAATTACAAACTCAAATTATCGCTCAGAAATGCCGAGCTCGGAACCCTTGCTTGTGACGTTGTTGTCTTTGATCAGTCGTGTTCATCCACTTGTCGCGTCAGCTCGTTCAAATGTGATCCGTCCTTTGCCAGCAGCATCGCCCCCGGAAATGAATAA
- the LOC123470598 gene encoding cysteine proteinase inhibitor 1-like, which yields MKRMSPSVMTFLLSLFVVLTFDEANSSLLDERQIRSAGGYSSVNVEDVDVREMADFATNAISLSSNFGPSHLVRIVKAEKQIVAGANYKLTLELNSIVDGDIVCDVIVFDQPWTDTRKLSESSCMAVCTSSDV from the coding sequence ATGAAGAGGATGTCCCCTAGTGTGATGAcgtttttgctttctttgtTCGTCGTGTTGACCTTCGACGAGGCCAATTCGTCTTTACTCGACGAACGACAGATCCGTTCGGCAGGTGGATACTCGTCCGTCAACGTAGAAGACGTCGACGTCAGGGAAATGGCCGACTTTGCCACCAACGCCATATCGCTGAGCAGCAACTTTGGACCGTCTCATCTCGTCAGGATCGTTAAGGCGGAGAAGCAAATCGTGGCCGGTGCGAACTACAAATTGACTCTTGAACTGAACAGCATCGTAGACGGAGATATTGTTTGTGACGTCATCGTTTTCGATCAGCCTTGGACCGATACACGTAAACTGAGCGAATCCAGTTGCATGGCAGTTTGCACAAGCTCAGatgtctaa
- the LOC123470597 gene encoding anaphase-promoting complex subunit cdh1-like — protein MKSLVLILMLNVGMWAIHIDPDTDEFWEDSNVEYIYNDVEFLPSRPLTFVESQETRPVEVVEVPATSLPKPTSTIAEPSTTTSATMAPSVTKEKLTTVSTTTIETSTSTTSPTTSPTTTPTTTPTTTPNDYPNDYPSHFDNHFDNHYANHYADYYANDYSNDYSNDYTNDYTNDFANDFPNDFTNNFTNDFANDFANDFANDFANDFANDFNNDGANHYANDGAEDRANYYTNHYTNHYANHYANHYANHYDNQYDNHYANDGGNDGANHLRQRRSQPLRQRRSQPLRQRRRQ, from the coding sequence ATGAAGAGCCTTGTGCTGATTCTGATGCTGAATGTTGGGATGTGGGCGATTCACATTGATCCTGATACAGACGAGTTCTGGGAAGATAGTAATGTTGAATACATTTACAATGATGTTGAGTTTCTTCCCAGTAGGCCGTTGACATTCGTTGAAAGCCAAGAAACAAGGCCGGTTGAAGTTGTTGAAGTCCCCGCGACGTCATTGCCGAAACCCACGTCAACCATCGCTGAGCCATCAACGACTACATCTGCAACGATGGCACCTTCGGTAACAAAGGAAAAACTCACGACTGTATCGACAACGACCATTGAAACTAGTACTTCAACCACTAGCCCAACCACTAGCCCAACCACTACCCCAACGACTACCCCAACGACTACCCCAAACGACTACCCCAACGACTACCCCAGCCACTTCGACAACCACTTCGACAACCACTACGCCAACCACTACGCCGACTACTACGCCAACGACTACTCCAACGACTACTCCAACGACTACACCAACGACTACACCAACGACTTCGCCAACGACTTCCCCAACGACTTCACCAACAACTTCACCAACGACTTCGCCAACGACTTCGCCAACGACTTCGCCAACGACTTCGCCAACGACTTCGCCAACGACTTCAACAACGACGGAGCCAACCACTACGCCAACGACGGAGCCGAAGACAGAGCCAACTACTACACCAATCACTACACCAATCACTACGCCAATCACTACGCCAATCACTACGCCAATCACTACGACAATCAATACGACAATCACTACGCTAACGACGGAGGCAATGATGGAGCCAACCACCTACGCCAACGACGGAGCCAACCACTACGGCAACGACGGAGCCAACCACTACGGCAACGACGGAGGCAATGA